CTGCTCCGCCACCAAGCCGGCTCGCTTCGCCGCTCCTTCGACGACGACAAGAATCGTCGCTACTCCACCTTCACCGAGGCGATCGCCGCCCCACGCGACAACGACGATGACGACTCCGCCGCCCTGGCCATCATCGGCGACTCTTGGCTGTGCGGGGTCGATGTCGACCCGGAGCAGGCACCTCCGACTCTCATCGGCCGCGGACTGGCACGGATGCTCGGTACCACCGTCCGGGTCCAGACCACCGCTCGCCCCTCGGCGCTGTCGGATGATCTGCACCGACAGGTCGACGAGGTCCTGCGCTCTCCTTGGCTCTCCCGTCAGCTCTCGGACCGCTGGAGCGAAGACCGCCGGTTTGCGATCATCTCGATCGGCACCGGCGACATCATCCACCCGATCCAGGCGACCATCGGCGTTCCCGTGCTCAACCAGGCCATCAACCGGCTTCAGCGCGAGGGTCGCTACACCGTGTTCGTCCTCGTCTGCCCCAACCTCGGCGGCCTGCCGGGGCTGCGCGATCCGCTCAAGACCTCCTTGCGCCGGACGTCCCGTGTCCTCGCCGGCTCCCAATGGCTGGCAGCGCTGGCCGCACACGCGGTTCCGCTGCGGTCGACGGGCTCTCTCAGCGGAACGACACGCCGGTCGCTGCTCAATGGCTCCGGGCGGTTCCCCAGCGAACTCGGATATGCACAGCTGTCCTCGACTCTGCTGTCGGCGATCGCCGAACGCATCGAAGCACCGGTCGTCGTCGACCGGAGCCTGGATATCCCGGAGAAAGGCGAAAACGCCCGCCGCCAGGACCTCGTTCCCGGCGCCGAAGCCCACTCTGCCGAAGAAGAGCCGACGGCACAGGACGACGCCGCAGTAGAAACACCGGCGAGGCAGGACGGCACTGCCGCACCAGTTCCGAATCATTCGGAGGCAGCCTCGTGATTGCTGTGGTGCTCGCCTCCCAGTCCCCGTCACGTCTCCAGATCCTCCGAGACGGCGGTATCGACCCGGTCGTCATCGTCTCAGAGGTCGACGAACGTGCCATCGAAGACGAATTCACCGGCTCAGTCGGCGATCTCACCACGGCTCTGTCGGAGGCCAAAGCCCGCGCGGTCATCGACCGGATCATCGCCGCCACTCCCCCGGCTCTCCACGGCGCGGACACCGTCGTCGTCATTGCCGGGGATTCACTGCTCGAATTCGACGGGCAGGCCATCGGGAAACCGGGGACGGCCGAACGCACTCGCGACGTGTGGTCGGCGATCGCCGGTCAATGGACACAGCTGCATTCGGGACATACGGTCGCCGTGCTCTCCCGCACGTCGCAAGCGAACGGCCAAACGTACCCACCTGGAACCGGCGACCCCGACGACAGCGCCGAACGGACCGCCTCGACGGACTTCGAGCTCAGTGCTCTGCGCTCAAAACGGTCGACCACCTCGGTGCTCATCGGCTCCCCCACCTCAGAGGAGCTCGAAGCGTACATCGCCACAGAGGAGCCGTTCCACGTGGCCGGGGCACTTACGATCGACGGATTCGGCGGGGCCTTCGTCGACCGGCTCGACGGCGACCATCTCACCGTGCTCGGGCTCAGCCTGCCCGTGGTACGCGAATTGGTCACCGACATGGGCCTGTTGTGGCCCGATCTGTGGACCCTCCGGCGGTAGACTCAACCCTGTTCCAGTGACACGCCCGAGGACATTGAAGTTCTCGCCGCAATTTTTTATCGCTGTCCTACAAACCCTTGGTGCTGTTCTCTAAATTGTTCTGTGATCATACAAAGGAGCACCATGACCACAGTCCTCTCCGACTCCCCGGCCCCAGTACTGAGCAGCACTGTTCCGACCGGAGCCGTTCGCCGAGTCCTCATCGCCAACCGCGGTGAGATCGCTCTGCGCATCATCCGGGCCGCACACGACCTCGGAATCAAGGCCGTCGCCGTGTACACCCGCGCCGATTCCGATGCTGATTTCGTCGAACTCGCCGACGACGCATGGCTGCTGGACGGCTCCGGACCCGGAGAGACGTATCTCGACATCGAGAAGATCCTCGCCCTGGCCAAGCGCTCCGGCGCCGATGCCGTCCACCCCGGCTACGGCTATATGGCCGAGAACGCCCAGTTCGCACAGGCCGTCATCGACGCCGGTCTGATCTGGGTCGGTCCTCCCCCTGCAGCTATCGAACTCCTCGGTGACAAGTCCGGAGCCCGCGCCGTCGCCGAAGCGGTCGATGCTCCGGTCGCACCCGGTTCCGACGGAGCCGTGGCCGATCTTGCCGAAGCCTCCGAGGTGGCCGACCGGATCGGGTTCCCCGTCGTCGTCAAGGCCGTCCACGGCGGAGGCGGACGTGGATTCCGTGCCTGCGCCGCGGCTGAGGACCTCGAAGCCGCGTACACTGCCGCGACCCGAGAGGCGCAGAGTGCCTTCGGTCGCGGTGAGTGCCTCATCGAGAAGCAGATCGTGCGTCCCCGCCACCTCGAGACGCAGTGCCTGGCCGATGCTCACGGAAATGTGCGTATCGTGTCCACCCGTGACTGCACTCTGCAGCGTCGCAACCAGAAGATCATCGAGGAAGCACCCGCCCCGTTCCTCACCGCCGAGCAGGAGCGCATCGTCTCCGAAGCCTCGGCCCGCCTGCTCGCCCACGTCGGCTACGTCGGCGCTGCGACCTGTGAGTTCCTCCTCGGCGAAGACGGCACCATCATCTTTATGGAAGCCAATGCGCGCATCCAGGTCGAGCACACCGTCACCGAGGAGGTCACCGGAGTCGACCTCGTCGGCTGGCAGGTGCGCATCGCCTCGGGTGAGACCCTGCCCGACGAATTCCCTGCCGCGCGCGGACACTCCTTGCAGTTCCGCATCAACGCCGAAGATCCCACGACGTTCTTCCCCGCCACCGGCGCGGTGAAGAACTACCGCGCACCGTCGGGTCCCGGAGTGCGTCTCGACTCGGGAATCCGCGAAGGAAGCGTCGTCGGCACCGACTTCGATCCGATGCTGGCCAAGCTCGTCGTCACCGGCGCCACTCGTGATGAGGCCCTGGCGCGAGCACGCCGAGCGCTGTCCGAGTACCGCATCGAGGGAGTCTCGACGCTGCTGCCTCTGCACCGCGTGCTCGTCGACGAAAAGGCGTTCGCCATCGATTTCAAGGTCTGGACCAACTGGCTCGAAACCGCTTTCGTCAATCCGCTTGTCGATCCACAACTAGGAGAACAGATGAGTACTGCAACCGACAGCTTCAGCGTTGTGGTCGAGGTCGATGGCCGCCGAATGACCGTTTCGGTCCCCAAGGACGTCATCTCGGACCTCGGTCATGTTCCCAGCCCCAGCGTGCCCCGACGCAAGCGCGGACTGAGCAGCCGCAAGGGAACGAAGATCGCCGACGACTCGAATGCCCTCAACGCTCCCATGCAGGGCACCATCGTCTCCGTCTCCGTCAGCCCCGGTGACACCGTCGAAGCCGGTGACACCCTTGCCGTCATCGAGGCGATGAAGATGGAACAGCCGCTCAAGGCCGGCCACTCCGGCACCGTCTCCGAGGTGCTCGTCGACGCAGGCGCCTCGGTGAAGTCCGGTGAGGCGATCATCCGCTTCGCCGCCTGAGCCGCTCCCCCCTCCTGCCTCCGTTCGCTCCGGCCCGAGGTCAGCAGTCACGAACACAGAAGTCCCTGCCCGGATCACCGTCGAAGATCGGTGATCCGGGCAGTGATGTATTCGGATTCGGCATC
Above is a window of Brevibacterium siliguriense DNA encoding:
- a CDS encoding SGNH/GDSL hydrolase family protein, which translates into the protein MGRRLIYTLATMGATVVGAGASAAGLLRHQAGSLRRSFDDDKNRRYSTFTEAIAAPRDNDDDDSAALAIIGDSWLCGVDVDPEQAPPTLIGRGLARMLGTTVRVQTTARPSALSDDLHRQVDEVLRSPWLSRQLSDRWSEDRRFAIISIGTGDIIHPIQATIGVPVLNQAINRLQREGRYTVFVLVCPNLGGLPGLRDPLKTSLRRTSRVLAGSQWLAALAAHAVPLRSTGSLSGTTRRSLLNGSGRFPSELGYAQLSSTLLSAIAERIEAPVVVDRSLDIPEKGENARRQDLVPGAEAHSAEEEPTAQDDAAVETPARQDGTAAPVPNHSEAAS
- a CDS encoding Maf family protein; amino-acid sequence: MIAVVLASQSPSRLQILRDGGIDPVVIVSEVDERAIEDEFTGSVGDLTTALSEAKARAVIDRIIAATPPALHGADTVVVIAGDSLLEFDGQAIGKPGTAERTRDVWSAIAGQWTQLHSGHTVAVLSRTSQANGQTYPPGTGDPDDSAERTASTDFELSALRSKRSTTSVLIGSPTSEELEAYIATEEPFHVAGALTIDGFGGAFVDRLDGDHLTVLGLSLPVVRELVTDMGLLWPDLWTLRR
- a CDS encoding acetyl/propionyl/methylcrotonyl-CoA carboxylase subunit alpha, producing MTTVLSDSPAPVLSSTVPTGAVRRVLIANRGEIALRIIRAAHDLGIKAVAVYTRADSDADFVELADDAWLLDGSGPGETYLDIEKILALAKRSGADAVHPGYGYMAENAQFAQAVIDAGLIWVGPPPAAIELLGDKSGARAVAEAVDAPVAPGSDGAVADLAEASEVADRIGFPVVVKAVHGGGGRGFRACAAAEDLEAAYTAATREAQSAFGRGECLIEKQIVRPRHLETQCLADAHGNVRIVSTRDCTLQRRNQKIIEEAPAPFLTAEQERIVSEASARLLAHVGYVGAATCEFLLGEDGTIIFMEANARIQVEHTVTEEVTGVDLVGWQVRIASGETLPDEFPAARGHSLQFRINAEDPTTFFPATGAVKNYRAPSGPGVRLDSGIREGSVVGTDFDPMLAKLVVTGATRDEALARARRALSEYRIEGVSTLLPLHRVLVDEKAFAIDFKVWTNWLETAFVNPLVDPQLGEQMSTATDSFSVVVEVDGRRMTVSVPKDVISDLGHVPSPSVPRRKRGLSSRKGTKIADDSNALNAPMQGTIVSVSVSPGDTVEAGDTLAVIEAMKMEQPLKAGHSGTVSEVLVDAGASVKSGEAIIRFAA